The Chryseobacterium suipulveris genome window below encodes:
- a CDS encoding acyltransferase family protein: MKRDLYIDFAKGFATLAIIFIHTVFWSGQYYVPTEWRVLSLLIDVPLFYALSGLTSGGNVEKTLYRLLKLQITYMIFVTFLFFLDYLFKVFGLSFFGMQWMKDFYSTFGGKYVPQNISTDPQWQNLGNWYLHQYTNADTFPVVMGSFWYLKVYFILTVFGVLILRFFPKHINAFIALCFGLTLVFNLLPWFYPTGQVGYVAFYLGLFLVAHQLKGKKIPTKWIPILYGILFIILIVLFWNYGKDLFMRMNKAKFPPKLLYIFWSCFSLVTLFVLYNRLKISKNNFITYIGKNAIFYYFAQGMSSSLVYFLVVPLKDKMEWWILMILIFAINILLAVIIAEGAKKIDALGWKTLEFLRKKTASV; the protein is encoded by the coding sequence ATGAAAAGAGACCTCTACATCGACTTTGCAAAGGGTTTTGCAACATTGGCCATTATCTTTATCCACACCGTCTTTTGGTCGGGGCAATACTATGTACCAACAGAATGGCGTGTTTTATCACTTCTGATTGATGTTCCGCTCTTTTATGCTTTGAGCGGACTGACTTCAGGAGGAAATGTTGAAAAAACCCTTTACCGACTGCTGAAACTGCAGATTACATATATGATTTTCGTGACATTTCTTTTCTTCCTCGATTATTTGTTCAAAGTTTTCGGACTGAGCTTTTTCGGGATGCAGTGGATGAAGGATTTCTACAGCACTTTCGGCGGAAAGTATGTTCCGCAAAACATTTCGACCGATCCGCAGTGGCAGAATTTGGGGAATTGGTATCTTCACCAATACACGAATGCCGACACTTTTCCTGTGGTGATGGGAAGTTTTTGGTACCTGAAAGTATATTTTATTTTGACCGTTTTCGGGGTTTTGATTTTGCGGTTTTTCCCAAAACATATCAACGCATTTATCGCGCTTTGTTTTGGGTTGACTCTGGTTTTCAATCTTTTGCCGTGGTTTTATCCGACAGGACAGGTTGGTTATGTTGCGTTCTACCTTGGATTATTTTTGGTCGCGCATCAATTAAAAGGAAAAAAAATCCCCACGAAATGGATTCCAATATTATATGGAATTCTCTTCATCATCCTCATTGTTCTCTTCTGGAATTACGGTAAAGATCTTTTTATGAGGATGAACAAAGCCAAATTCCCACCGAAGCTGCTCTATATTTTCTGGTCGTGTTTCTCGTTGGTGACGCTTTTTGTTCTTTACAACCGACTGAAAATCAGCAAAAACAATTTCATCACCTATATCGGGAAGAACGCGATTTTCTATTATTTCGCGCAAGGAATGAGTTCTTCACTGGTGTATTTTCTGGTGGTTCCATTAAAGGACAAAATGGAATGGTGGATTCTGATGATCCTTATTTTCGCAATCAATATTCTTCTTGCGGTCATCATTGCCGAAGGAGCGAAAAAGATCGATGCTTTGGGTTGGAAAACCCTTGAGTTTCTGCGAAAAAAAACCGCTTCAGTGTGA
- the miaE gene encoding tRNA-(ms[2]io[6]A)-hydroxylase, producing the protein MFKLKLLTDPRWANIAEGNLEEILTDHAWCEQKATTNAITLITMLPEHPEIVTELLDIAKEELEHFQQVHEIIKQRGYEFGRERKDDYVNQLFKFIIQGSREDYIIDRMLFAAMIEARSCERFKVLTENIKDEELKTFYKELMISEANHYTTFIGFARKLGNPEKVNQRWEEWLEYEAEIIKSYGKKETIHG; encoded by the coding sequence ATGTTTAAACTGAAACTCCTCACTGATCCACGATGGGCGAATATCGCCGAAGGAAACCTGGAAGAGATCCTCACCGATCACGCATGGTGCGAGCAGAAAGCCACAACCAACGCAATCACGCTGATCACGATGCTTCCCGAACACCCAGAAATTGTGACCGAACTTTTGGATATCGCCAAAGAAGAGCTCGAACATTTTCAGCAGGTACACGAAATCATCAAGCAGCGCGGATACGAATTCGGGCGCGAAAGAAAAGACGACTACGTGAACCAGCTTTTCAAATTCATCATCCAGGGAAGCCGCGAAGACTATATTATCGACAGAATGCTTTTTGCCGCAATGATCGAGGCGAGAAGCTGCGAACGATTCAAAGTCTTGACCGAAAACATTAAAGACGAGGAACTGAAAACCTTCTACAAAGAACTGATGATTTCTGAAGCAAACCATTACACGACCTTCATCGGATTTGCCAGAAAACTTGGGAATCCCGAAAAAGTAAACCAACGCTGGGAAGAATGGCTCGAATACGAAGCAGAAATCATCAAATCTTACGGAAAAAAAGAGACGATTCACGGGTAA
- a CDS encoding DUF502 domain-containing protein — translation MQESLLKTTLNTLAKSFFQGLLILGPFAVTVWIIWYVVSSIDNLIPTLSEKTYPGITFLIVIATTTLIGYLGSKFILGRVIVDSFDYILEHTPGIKFIYTSLKDVMTSFVGDKKKFNQPVLIKTAEMPEVWRVGFLTQNDLSSVGYPEYVAVYLPHSYAVSGWVVFVLAENIVHLENVTAAQAMKFAVSGGVAGFHSDDNVFKAPE, via the coding sequence ATGCAAGAATCCCTACTAAAAACGACGCTCAATACCTTGGCAAAATCCTTTTTCCAGGGTTTGCTGATTTTGGGTCCGTTTGCAGTTACGGTCTGGATTATTTGGTACGTGGTTTCCAGCATCGACAACCTGATTCCCACCCTTTCAGAGAAAACCTATCCAGGAATTACCTTCCTCATTGTAATCGCAACTACAACGCTGATCGGCTATCTCGGAAGCAAATTTATTTTAGGACGTGTAATTGTGGACAGTTTCGACTACATCCTCGAACATACGCCGGGAATTAAATTCATCTACACTTCACTGAAAGACGTGATGACTTCATTCGTGGGCGACAAAAAGAAATTCAACCAACCCGTTCTCATCAAAACCGCGGAAATGCCTGAAGTTTGGCGCGTAGGATTTCTAACTCAAAACGATCTTTCGTCCGTCGGTTATCCTGAATATGTTGCGGTGTATCTCCCTCATTCTTACGCAGTTTCAGGTTGGGTTGTTTTCGTTTTGGCTGAAAACATCGTGCACCTCGAAAACGTCACAGCGGCACAGGCGATGAAGTTTGCGGTAAGCGGCGGTGTTGCAGGATTCCATTCGGATGACAATGTTTTCAAAGCACCGGAATGA
- a CDS encoding tryptophanase — protein MNLPYAEPYRIKMTEEIRQSTREEREQWLKEAGYNLFNLKSSQVFIDLLTDSGTGAMSDKQWAALMTGDESYAGSKSFEQLHETVKKISGYQYLLPTHQGRAAENVLFSVLVKEGDVIPGNSHFDTTKGHIEFRKAHAIDCTVDEAFDVENLFPFKGNIDLEKLEKVYQTYPKQKIPFCLVTITCNSSGGQPVSLENMKAVKELSDRYGIPIFFDSARFAENAYFIKTREKGQEHRTIKEIAREVFSYGVGMTMSSKKDGLVNIGGFIALNDENLFRAASNFTIIYEGFITYGGMAGRDMAALAVGLDEATEFKYLQSRISQVEYLGNKLIEYGIPVQKPIGGHAVFIDSLKFLPNIKREEYPAQTLANEIYKEAGIRTVEIGTLLADRDPETRENRYPKLELVRLAIPRKTYTNNHMDYIAAAVKNVYDRREEIAKGYQIVWESEILRHFTVKLEEA, from the coding sequence ATGAACCTTCCCTACGCAGAACCCTACAGAATAAAAATGACCGAAGAGATTCGGCAATCCACCCGAGAAGAAAGAGAGCAGTGGCTGAAAGAAGCCGGCTATAATTTGTTTAATTTAAAATCTTCGCAGGTTTTTATCGACCTTCTCACCGATTCCGGAACGGGTGCAATGAGCGACAAACAATGGGCTGCATTGATGACCGGTGACGAAAGTTACGCGGGATCGAAAAGTTTTGAACAGTTGCACGAAACCGTCAAGAAAATTTCTGGTTACCAATATCTTTTACCTACGCACCAAGGAAGAGCTGCCGAAAACGTACTCTTCTCCGTTTTGGTTAAAGAGGGCGACGTAATCCCCGGAAATTCCCATTTCGACACCACGAAAGGACATATCGAATTCCGAAAAGCTCACGCCATCGACTGTACCGTGGATGAAGCTTTTGACGTGGAAAACCTTTTTCCCTTTAAAGGTAATATCGATTTAGAAAAATTAGAAAAAGTTTACCAAACCTATCCAAAGCAAAAAATTCCGTTCTGCTTGGTGACGATTACCTGCAATTCTTCCGGCGGACAACCGGTTTCCCTTGAAAACATGAAAGCGGTGAAGGAACTTTCCGACCGATACGGAATTCCCATTTTCTTCGATTCTGCCCGTTTTGCTGAAAATGCCTACTTCATTAAGACTCGTGAAAAAGGTCAGGAACATCGAACAATCAAAGAAATTGCACGGGAAGTTTTCTCCTACGGAGTCGGAATGACGATGAGCTCTAAGAAAGATGGATTGGTGAATATCGGCGGATTTATTGCGCTGAATGACGAAAACCTTTTCAGGGCGGCATCGAATTTTACCATTATTTATGAAGGGTTCATTACTTATGGCGGAATGGCGGGAAGAGATATGGCGGCTTTGGCGGTTGGTCTCGACGAAGCGACCGAATTCAAATATCTTCAAAGTAGAATTTCGCAGGTGGAATATCTCGGCAACAAACTGATTGAGTACGGAATCCCCGTTCAGAAACCGATTGGTGGACATGCCGTTTTCATCGACTCGCTGAAATTTTTACCCAATATCAAAAGAGAGGAATATCCGGCGCAGACTTTGGCGAACGAAATCTACAAAGAAGCGGGAATCCGAACGGTGGAAATCGGGACACTGCTTGCTGACCGCGATCCTGAAACCCGCGAAAACCGTTACCCAAAACTGGAACTCGTGCGTTTGGCGATCCCGCGAAAAACCTATACCAACAATCACATGGACTATATCGCAGCCGCGGTAAAAAATGTGTATGACCGCCGTGAAGAAATTGCAAAAGGTTATCAAATTGTTTGGGAATCAGAGATTTTGCGCCACTTTACGGTGAAGCTTGAAGAAGCGTAA
- a CDS encoding metal-sulfur cluster assembly factor: MIFNENDKSYDLQRRAEFVLYEVMDPELMVNIIDLGLVYEINFPEENKVHVLMTLTSPFCPMGDAIKTGVQNALEKEFPGIEVEIELTFEPAWNYDFVSPEGMMELQNR; encoded by the coding sequence ATGATTTTCAACGAAAACGATAAAAGTTACGATTTGCAGCGGCGCGCAGAATTTGTCCTCTACGAAGTGATGGATCCCGAACTGATGGTGAACATCATCGATCTCGGTTTGGTTTACGAAATCAATTTCCCGGAAGAGAATAAAGTTCATGTTCTGATGACCTTAACCTCTCCGTTCTGTCCGATGGGAGACGCGATCAAAACCGGTGTGCAAAATGCACTGGAAAAAGAATTCCCGGGAATCGAGGTAGAAATCGAGCTTACCTTCGAGCCGGCGTGGAATTACGATTTCGTTTCTCCGGAAGGAATGATGGAGCTGCAAAACAGATAA
- a CDS encoding DUF2249 domain-containing protein, with translation MKTISAKTKISELIKENSQSIEAIASIAKPLEKLRNPILRKIMASRVTIAEAAKMGGAKVEDFKRVLSPLGFIFEGEEQVKEDVSKEPKPIWLQNAPQINIEFYDVRPIIDNGADPLKEILHRFKEVEPGKILCIVNNFVPTPLIHLLKQEKAEDAFVEQIGEKEFHTYFLKKLKETEHSSQSADEKVLMDDESSFNKALSQFGESNIRKLDVRELEMPGPMQAILGELEVLPAGNALYIDHKRVPVYLLEELADKNYEVHIRNIEEGNVKMLIF, from the coding sequence ATGAAAACAATTTCAGCCAAAACAAAAATATCTGAACTGATCAAAGAAAACTCGCAAAGCATCGAAGCCATCGCATCGATCGCGAAACCTTTGGAAAAACTCAGAAACCCGATCCTGCGGAAAATAATGGCATCGCGAGTAACTATCGCAGAAGCTGCAAAAATGGGCGGTGCAAAAGTGGAAGATTTCAAAAGAGTGCTTTCGCCACTTGGGTTTATCTTCGAAGGCGAGGAGCAAGTTAAAGAAGATGTTTCGAAAGAACCAAAACCGATCTGGCTGCAGAATGCTCCACAGATCAACATCGAATTCTACGACGTTCGACCGATCATCGACAATGGAGCCGATCCGCTGAAGGAGATTCTTCACCGCTTCAAAGAAGTGGAGCCGGGAAAAATCCTCTGCATTGTTAACAATTTCGTGCCTACTCCTTTAATCCACCTTTTGAAACAGGAAAAAGCAGAAGACGCGTTCGTAGAACAGATTGGCGAAAAAGAATTTCACACCTACTTTTTGAAGAAACTGAAGGAAACGGAACATTCCTCCCAATCTGCCGACGAAAAAGTTTTGATGGATGACGAAAGCAGTTTCAACAAAGCTTTGTCGCAATTCGGCGAAAGCAATATCCGCAAACTCGATGTGCGTGAACTCGAAATGCCGGGTCCGATGCAGGCAATCCTTGGCGAACTGGAAGTACTTCCCGCAGGAAACGCTCTATACATCGACCACAAAAGAGTTCCGGTCTATCTGCTCGAAGAATTGGCGGACAAGAATTATGAAGTCCACATCCGAAACATTGAGGAAGGAAATGTGAAAATGCTGATTTTTTGA
- a CDS encoding hemerythrin domain-containing protein → MGITDAKSLTKMEKKPIKRNENLVPVSREHHATLLFCWKLRNGVKMEIEPERITKYMNWFWKHHLEHHFDTEEKLLFIDHNDEMVKKGLEEHQRILAKINEINLRTEEKSYPLYHELADLVDQHTRYEERELFPYLEEKFSDQKLDEIGKTLHSEEHTALENYDDEFWVKEK, encoded by the coding sequence ATGGGAATTACTGACGCAAAATCATTAACCAAAATGGAAAAGAAACCCATCAAACGTAACGAGAATTTAGTTCCTGTTTCCCGCGAACATCACGCAACGCTGCTTTTCTGCTGGAAACTTCGTAACGGTGTGAAAATGGAAATCGAGCCGGAAAGAATCACCAAGTACATGAACTGGTTTTGGAAACACCATCTGGAACATCATTTCGATACGGAAGAAAAACTCCTGTTCATCGACCATAACGACGAAATGGTAAAAAAAGGGTTGGAAGAACACCAAAGGATTTTAGCCAAAATCAACGAAATCAATTTGAGGACCGAGGAAAAAAGCTATCCGCTTTACCATGAACTCGCAGATTTGGTCGATCAGCACACAAGATATGAGGAGCGGGAACTCTTCCCCTATCTGGAAGAAAAATTCAGCGACCAAAAACTTGACGAGATCGGGAAAACCCTTCACAGTGAGGAACATACGGCGTTGGAAAATTACGACGACGAATTCTGGGTTAAAGAAAAATAA
- a CDS encoding NAD(P)/FAD-dependent oxidoreductase: MKKKIAVIGGGFAGLQFAKQIDTRHYEVLLLDKSNHHQFQPLFYQVAAAQLEPSSISFPFRKIFQKRKGISIQMAEVNSVDTNQKTIYTDAGNFEYDSLVIATGCKTNYFNIEKLEQSAMPLKSTFEAIQIRNRILKSFENINATRNYETGLNTIVIVGAGPTGVELAGAFAEMKKNILPNDYPEIDTSKIRIILVEGSGKTLGNMSELAQSASLEYLQKLGVEVLLNRFVDTYENGTLIMKGGETIKSTNVIWAAGVTGNLIDGIPAELTQNNRYIVDDFNKVEKTENVYAIGDIAMQRSVEYPKGHPQVANVAINQAKNLAMNFNRQIRDRKLKPFIYRDQGSMATVGKYKAAVDLPMLSFKGFFAWVFWMFLHLMLILSVKNKLIIFINWMWTFFTNDSSLRLIITDKVKLKTEKPQWELLTQNH, encoded by the coding sequence GTGAAAAAGAAAATAGCAGTAATCGGCGGCGGATTCGCAGGACTTCAGTTCGCGAAACAAATCGACACGAGGCATTACGAAGTGCTGCTGCTGGACAAATCAAACCACCACCAGTTTCAGCCGCTGTTTTACCAAGTTGCGGCTGCACAACTGGAACCATCGAGTATCTCCTTCCCCTTCAGGAAAATTTTTCAGAAAAGGAAAGGAATCAGCATCCAAATGGCGGAAGTAAATTCCGTGGACACCAACCAGAAAACCATTTACACCGACGCGGGAAACTTTGAGTACGATTCTCTCGTGATCGCAACCGGATGCAAAACCAACTACTTCAACATCGAAAAGCTGGAGCAATCGGCAATGCCGCTGAAAAGCACCTTCGAGGCGATACAGATCAGAAACCGCATTCTAAAAAGTTTTGAAAATATTAATGCGACACGAAACTATGAAACAGGATTGAACACCATCGTAATCGTAGGAGCGGGTCCAACCGGCGTGGAATTGGCGGGAGCTTTTGCAGAAATGAAAAAGAATATCCTTCCCAACGATTATCCCGAAATCGATACTTCCAAAATCAGAATTATTCTCGTCGAAGGAAGCGGAAAAACATTGGGAAATATGAGTGAGCTTGCACAGAGCGCATCACTCGAATACCTGCAGAAACTTGGTGTTGAAGTACTCTTGAACAGATTTGTAGATACCTACGAAAACGGAACCCTGATTATGAAAGGAGGCGAAACCATAAAATCGACCAACGTAATTTGGGCAGCAGGAGTCACCGGAAACCTCATCGATGGAATTCCGGCCGAGCTTACCCAGAACAACCGGTATATTGTGGATGATTTTAACAAAGTAGAAAAAACAGAAAATGTATATGCAATCGGCGATATCGCGATGCAGCGGTCGGTAGAATATCCAAAAGGTCATCCGCAGGTTGCAAATGTCGCCATCAACCAGGCAAAGAATCTGGCAATGAATTTTAACCGACAGATTCGGGACCGCAAACTAAAACCTTTTATATATAGAGACCAGGGAAGCATGGCGACAGTCGGCAAATACAAAGCTGCTGTCGATTTGCCAATGCTGAGCTTCAAGGGATTTTTTGCCTGGGTTTTCTGGATGTTCCTGCACCTGATGCTGATTCTGAGCGTGAAAAACAAACTCATTATCTTCATCAACTGGATGTGGACCTTCTTCACCAACGACTCGTCGCTACGATTGATTATCACAGACAAAGTAAAATTAAAAACCGAAAAACCACAATGGGAATTACTGACGCAAAATCATTAA
- a CDS encoding DUF2249 domain-containing protein translates to MATMETLDVTKIEPRLKHPTIFKHFDALNPGESFVIENDHDPKPLYYELLAERGNIFTWEYLEKGPEWYIVQIAKNPAEEAKTNEPKETIDVTAIEPKFKHPTIFKHFDALNPGESFIIDNDHDPKPLYYELLAERGNIFTWEYLEQGPERFKVLISKNPSEIKKENGSIPEKDLKKAEFLKEKGVKFGCSDSGSKYPENTNYDEWELDELADYIVDKHHQYIKDNAESLNGLAIKVSEHHGTDHPELHRVATQTHHFLQDLLDHIANEEEVLFPVIKQGLAKKRKSDEKVTYEIGTLDHPIRILTKDHEIAGEDLNFLRRITNNFTPPKNACNSFSYLYSKLKEFEEDLHTHIRLENDYLFPKALKQDEELANA, encoded by the coding sequence ATGGCAACAATGGAAACCCTCGACGTAACGAAAATCGAACCCCGGCTGAAACACCCAACGATCTTCAAACATTTCGACGCACTGAATCCCGGCGAAAGTTTCGTGATCGAAAATGACCACGATCCAAAACCGCTTTACTACGAACTTCTAGCGGAAAGAGGAAATATCTTCACCTGGGAATACCTTGAAAAAGGCCCGGAATGGTACATCGTGCAGATTGCAAAAAATCCTGCGGAAGAAGCAAAAACCAACGAGCCAAAAGAAACCATCGATGTAACCGCGATAGAACCGAAGTTTAAGCACCCGACGATTTTTAAACATTTTGATGCGCTTAATCCGGGAGAAAGCTTCATCATCGACAATGACCATGATCCGAAACCACTGTATTACGAGCTTCTGGCGGAAAGAGGAAATATCTTCACCTGGGAATATCTGGAACAGGGACCTGAAAGATTTAAGGTTCTGATTTCAAAAAACCCTTCAGAAATAAAAAAAGAAAATGGTTCCATTCCCGAAAAGGATCTTAAGAAAGCCGAATTTCTTAAAGAAAAAGGCGTGAAATTCGGATGCAGCGATTCTGGATCAAAATACCCTGAAAACACCAACTACGACGAATGGGAATTAGATGAGCTCGCCGACTACATCGTTGATAAGCACCACCAATACATTAAAGATAACGCTGAAAGCTTAAACGGTTTAGCCATCAAGGTTTCTGAGCATCACGGAACGGATCATCCTGAACTTCACCGCGTTGCAACACAAACCCACCATTTCCTGCAGGATTTGCTGGACCATATTGCAAACGAAGAAGAAGTACTCTTTCCCGTTATCAAACAGGGATTGGCGAAAAAAAGGAAATCCGACGAGAAAGTAACCTACGAAATCGGAACACTCGACCATCCCATCAGAATCCTAACAAAAGACCACGAAATTGCAGGCGAAGACCTGAATTTCCTCAGAAGAATTACCAATAACTTCACCCCACCTAAGAATGCGTGCAACTCGTTTAGCTACCTCTACAGCAAACTGAAGGAATTTGAAGAAGATCTCCACACGCACATCCGACTGGAAAACGACTATCTTTTCCCAAAGGCATTGAAACAGGATGAAGAATTGGCGAATGCCTGA
- a CDS encoding RrF2 family transcriptional regulator, with the protein MLSKTCEYALRAMIYVAQQSKYGTMVTTKEISEKINSPELFIAKILQQLSKQGFLHSTKGRYGGFSISEMEARSSLADIVEAIDGDKMFHGCGLGLAFCSETNPCPIHNEYKEARDKLYEIYGKVTLNKFRNGDSDNELQLKRN; encoded by the coding sequence ATGCTTTCGAAAACCTGCGAATATGCTTTGAGAGCGATGATTTATGTCGCGCAGCAATCCAAATACGGAACGATGGTGACGACTAAAGAAATTTCGGAGAAGATCAATTCACCCGAACTCTTTATCGCCAAGATTCTGCAGCAGCTCAGCAAACAGGGATTTCTGCACAGCACAAAAGGACGATATGGTGGTTTCAGTATTTCTGAAATGGAGGCCAGGTCTTCTCTCGCAGATATTGTTGAAGCAATCGATGGCGACAAAATGTTTCACGGGTGCGGTTTAGGTTTGGCGTTTTGCTCGGAAACCAATCCCTGCCCGATCCATAACGAGTATAAGGAAGCGCGCGACAAACTCTACGAAATCTATGGAAAAGTTACTTTAAACAAATTTCGGAATGGCGATTCGGACAACGAATTACAACTGAAAAGAAACTGA
- the uvrB gene encoding excinuclease ABC subunit UvrB produces MNFQLHSEYQPTGDQPQAIEKLTNGLEIGEKYQTLLGVTGSGKTFTVANVVQNVQKPTLVLAHNKTLAAQLFMEFKEFFPENAVEYFVSYYDYYQPEAFIASTNTYIEKDLSINEEVEKLRLSATASLLSGRRDVLIVASVSCIYGIGNPTEFNKSLITIEKNQKLTRTNLLHSLVNALYARTLNEFQRGTFRVKGDVVDVYPAYADNAIRIQFFGDEIETIQSFDPVSGNVMSNFDEIQIYPANLFVTSKETQQNAIREIQDDMVKQVDFFNSIEKPFEAKRLQERTELDLEMMKELGYCSGIENYSRYFDGRLPGSRPFCLLDYFPKDYLMVIDESHVTIPQVHAMYGGDRSRKEVLVEHGFRLPAALDNRPLKFDEFEGMQNQVIFVSATPADYELEKTGGEYIEQIIRPTGLLDPVIEVRPTLNQIDDLIEEIQKRAEEDERTLVTTLTKKMAEELTKYFTKFGIRTRYIHSDVETLERIQIMQDLRVGLFDVLVGVNLLREGLDLPEVSLVAILDADKEGMLRSRRSMIQTVGRAARNINGKAIMYADKMTKSMQATIDETNYRREKQMKYNADNDLVPTALNKKISEVLVGRSKDFPDEKYTQKEILQKVAEERASYGSENVDKLIAEKQKAMEAAAKNLDFIKAAQLRDEIAVLKG; encoded by the coding sequence ATGAACTTCCAACTCCACTCCGAATATCAACCAACCGGCGACCAACCGCAAGCAATTGAAAAATTGACGAACGGGCTTGAAATCGGTGAAAAATACCAAACACTTCTCGGCGTAACCGGATCCGGAAAAACCTTTACGGTGGCAAACGTGGTGCAGAATGTGCAGAAACCGACGTTGGTTTTGGCGCACAACAAGACTTTGGCGGCACAACTTTTTATGGAATTCAAGGAGTTTTTCCCTGAAAACGCGGTGGAATATTTCGTGAGTTATTACGATTATTATCAACCGGAAGCATTTATCGCCTCCACGAATACCTATATCGAAAAAGACCTTTCCATCAACGAAGAAGTAGAGAAGTTGCGGCTTTCAGCAACGGCGAGTTTGCTCTCCGGAAGAAGGGATGTTTTGATTGTCGCTTCAGTTTCCTGTATTTACGGTATCGGAAATCCCACCGAGTTTAACAAGTCTTTAATCACTATTGAAAAAAACCAGAAACTCACCCGAACCAATCTGCTCCATTCTTTGGTAAATGCTTTATACGCGAGAACTTTGAATGAATTCCAGCGCGGAACTTTTAGGGTCAAAGGCGATGTTGTGGATGTGTATCCAGCTTATGCGGACAACGCGATCCGTATTCAGTTTTTTGGGGATGAGATTGAAACGATCCAAAGCTTTGATCCGGTTTCAGGTAATGTGATGTCGAACTTTGACGAGATTCAGATTTATCCGGCAAATCTTTTCGTAACCTCCAAGGAAACTCAACAAAATGCAATCCGCGAGATTCAGGATGATATGGTGAAACAGGTGGATTTCTTTAACAGTATCGAAAAACCTTTTGAAGCAAAACGTCTTCAGGAGCGAACCGAACTCGATCTGGAAATGATGAAGGAACTTGGCTACTGTAGCGGGATTGAGAACTATTCAAGGTATTTTGACGGAAGATTGCCCGGTTCCCGTCCGTTCTGTCTTCTCGATTATTTCCCGAAAGATTATCTGATGGTGATCGATGAAAGTCACGTGACAATTCCGCAGGTACACGCGATGTACGGAGGCGACAGAAGCAGAAAAGAAGTTTTGGTGGAGCACGGTTTCCGCCTTCCTGCCGCTTTGGACAACCGTCCCCTAAAATTCGACGAGTTTGAAGGGATGCAGAACCAGGTGATTTTTGTTTCCGCGACTCCTGCCGATTACGAGCTGGAGAAAACCGGCGGTGAATATATCGAGCAGATAATTCGTCCGACGGGTTTGCTGGATCCGGTTATTGAAGTTCGCCCAACTTTAAACCAAATCGACGACCTGATCGAGGAAATACAGAAAAGAGCGGAAGAAGACGAAAGGACTTTGGTGACGACTTTAACCAAAAAAATGGCGGAAGAACTGACGAAGTATTTCACCAAGTTCGGAATCAGGACTCGCTACATTCACTCCGATGTGGAAACTTTAGAAAGAATTCAAATTATGCAGGATTTGAGAGTGGGGCTGTTTGATGTCTTGGTAGGCGTGAATCTTTTGCGTGAAGGACTCGATTTACCCGAAGTTTCGCTCGTTGCAATTTTGGATGCTGATAAAGAAGGAATGCTCCGTTCGCGCCGTTCGATGATCCAAACTGTGGGTCGTGCTGCAAGAAATATCAACGGCAAGGCGATTATGTATGCCGACAAAATGACTAAATCGATGCAGGCAACCATTGACGAAACCAATTACCGCCGCGAGAAGCAGATGAAGTATAATGCAGATAACGATTTGGTTCCGACTGCTTTAAATAAGAAAATTTCTGAAGTTTTGGTGGGAAGGAGCAAAGATTTCCCTGACGAAAAATATACCCAGAAAGAAATTCTTCAGAAAGTTGCCGAAGAACGCGCAAGCTATGGTAGCGAAAATGTCGATAAGCTCATCGCTGAAAAACAGAAAGCAATGGAAGCAGCTGCAAAAAATCTTGATTTTATTAAAGCTGCACAGTTACGCGACGAGATTGCGGTTCTAAAAGGATAA
- a CDS encoding type II toxin-antitoxin system YafQ family toxin: protein MEKKYNLIESGKFRRDVKKFLRNPALFEDIASTLEILEISGVKGISKKMVPHQLKGKYKDHWECHVRPDLLLIWFQFDEPTNTIYLTRIGSHSDLF from the coding sequence ATGGAGAAGAAGTATAACCTCATAGAATCGGGAAAATTCAGGAGAGATGTGAAAAAATTTTTGAGAAACCCGGCACTTTTTGAAGATATTGCATCAACATTAGAAATTTTAGAAATTTCCGGCGTCAAAGGTATTTCCAAGAAAATGGTTCCACACCAATTGAAGGGTAAATACAAAGATCATTGGGAATGCCACGTCCGTCCGGATTTGCTGCTGATTTGGTTTCAATTTGATGAACCGACGAATACGATTTATCTAACGAGAATTGGTTCTCATTCCGATTTGTTCTAA